One window of Halichondria panicea chromosome 7, odHalPani1.1, whole genome shotgun sequence genomic DNA carries:
- the LOC135338937 gene encoding cathepsin L-like, with translation MHIFLRLQEDYRCHSCFAFASVGAVEGAHAIASRDLVALSEQEILDCSKPYGNAACQNGNYISSWEYIIKNGGIDTSAYYPYKSVSGFCNFSPDYVGAKITSIRVIESGNEEALAEAVQMEGPVTVAIDHMHRVFQFYREGVYSSSSCSTDPRNATHEMVVVGYGTDATYGAYWIVKNSYGTTWGDGGYILMRRGVNTCGIASDAGFPVV, from the exons ATGCACATATTTTTACGGCTGCAGGAGGACTATCGTTGTCACTCCTGTTTTGCGTTTGCAAGTGTAGGTGCAGTGGAAGGAGCACATGCCATCGCATCACGTGACCTTGTTGCACTGAGCGAGCAAGAGATCTTAGACTGCTCAA AGCCATACGGCAATGCAGCTTGTCAGAATGGTAACTACATATCGTCGTGGGAGTACATAATCAAAAATGGAGGAATTGACACGAGTGCATACTATCCCTACAAGTCAGTG AGTGGCTTTTGTAACTTCAGTCCAGACTATGTTGGTGCTAAGATTACGAGTATTCGAGTTATCGAGTCAGGCAATGAAGAGGCACTAGCTGAGGCTGTGCAAATGGAAGGTCCTGTGACTGTTGCGATTGACCATATGCACAGAGTGTTTCAG TTCTATAGGGAAGGTGTCTACAGTTCCAGCAGCTGCAGTACTGATCCGAGAAATGCTACTCATGAAATGGTTGTCGTGGGATACGGCACAGATGCTACCTACGGAGCTTATTGGATCGTAAAAAACAG CTACGGTACAACCTGGGGAGATGGTGGGTACATTCTAATGCGAAGAGGTGTAAATACATGCGGCATAGCATCTGACGCTGGATTTCCTGTGGTATAG
- the LOC135339030 gene encoding uncharacterized protein LOC135339030 gives MSSQASLRCLERRKSAGARLQSASQCDPLSKDSGYGPHNSEKEATAQQRPMSGIPELHTRVPRRRVKSALESRREQEASHIFQGQGKEKEAASVDPQWGTTKYLEDFGPKKRGTPVPMRPASSTRRNNPHPSNAFMVWQFPGRTHKHHRAIPPPPDTWRYINEGFYEDYTNDYNTGDAKNEVPITNVAKIEYPGSPRKKSASAEASGACLLPGVSGTKAQIMPRYASTESKKMFRPASPQSRMIKGTVKEGSLPVLKKWLKVASSRERELVLQMLQTGYDNSEDVRLTKALDSVLQPESSEKVQSWLQNASESERKILLNVLETLAIATDDNQGFQPPGFYTIQNYQMNGLDNHYRANSYPITLRPRRHSASHQQSKSHRGSYSKHHQQGRKKQPETGQTASAVFDGKGFGLHGKKMTMRATKDERGIDLKPEIWHNRILPKPTGAGITHAGGMFNQPQKYRGQHFTHHPEWPTA, from the exons ATGTCTTCTCAAGCAAGCTTGAGGTGTCTAGAGCGTCGCAAGTCAGCAGGTGCTCGTCTGCAGTCTGCCTCTCAATGTGACCCACTCTCTAAAGACTCAGGCTATGGGCCCCACAACTCAGAGAAAGAAGCAACAGCTCAGCAAAGACCTATGTCAGGAATTCCAGAGCTCCACACAAGAGTGCCAAGGAGGAGAGTCAAGTCTGCTCTGGAGTCAAGAAGAGAACAAGAGGCTTCACACATTTTTCAAGGGCAGGGGAAAGAGAAAGAGGCTGCATCAGTTGACCCACAATGGGGGACGACAAAGTACTTAGAGGATTTCGGCCCAAAGAAGAGAGGTACACCTGTCCCGATGAGACCTGCTTCCAGTACAAGACGAAACAACCCCCATCCATCAAAT GCATTCATGGTATGGCAGTTTCCAGGACGCACTCACAAGCACCACAGGGCCATTCCCCCTCCCCCGGACACATGGAGGTACATCAACGAAGGATTCTATGAGGACTACACCAACGACTATAACA CTGGGGATGCTAAAAATGAAGTCCCTATCACAAACGTTGCCAAAATAGAGTATCCAGGCTCTCCGAGAAAGAAGAGTGCCTCAG CTGAAGCATCAGGGGCTTGTCTACTGCCTGGAGTTTCAGGAACAAAGGCTCAAATTATGCCCAGATATGCTAGTACAGAGTCAAAGAAAATGTTTCGACCAGCTAGTCCACAG AGTCGAATGATAAAAGGTACAGTCAAAGAGGGGTCACTTCCTGTGTTGAAGAAATGGCTGAAGGTGGCATCCTCTAGAG AGAGAGAATTGGTTCTTCAAATGCTACAAACTGGCTACGATAACTCTGAAGATGTACGACTGACTAAG GCATTAGACAGTGTTCTACAGCCAGAGTCCAGTGAAAAAGTGCAGAGCtggctacagaatgcatctgaATCAG AGCGGAAAATTTTGCTTAACGTTTTGGAAACACTTGCGATCGCCACTGACGACAACCAAGGATTTCAGCCGCCAGGTTTCTACACAATTCAGAACTATCAAATGAACGGCTTAGACAACCACTATCGTGCTAACAGCTATCCCATTACACTGCGTCCTAGGAGACACTCAGCTTCTCACCAGCAGAGCAAGTCTCACAGAGGAAGCTACTCCAAGCATCATCAACAAGGACGCAAGAAGCAGCCGGAAACAGGACAAACGGCAAGTGCTGTCTTTGATGGGAAAGGCTTTGGTTTGCATGGAAAGAAGATGACAATGCGAGCAACCAA GGACGAGAGAGGTATTGACTTGAAGCCGGAGATTTGGCACAACCGGATACTACCAAAACCCACTGGCGCTGGCATTACACATGCTGGGGGCATGTTTAATCAGCCACAGAAGTACAGAGGACAACACTTTACACACCATCCAGAGTGGCCAACGGCATAA